CAAATcacatgaaatatttaatatgtttatatttcattcttTGATCAGAATAGGCTATAGATTTGTAactatgtaacaaaaaaaacataatagttaaaaaatatgttccttTACATTTACTACAAAATCTGAAGAGATAATTCCATATATTATCATTTcattataacattttgtaatatcatatcaaaACTAGAGCAAAATAAAAGTGGATTAAGTTATGTAGACTATACTTGAATGTATTTTAACTAAAGATATTAATCATTGCTGATTGTTGTTGAAATACATAGCAAATCTATTAGCAAAACGCAGGTAGTGTACTCCTTTTGACATTGCAGTGTATcatttatagttaaaaatacatttagaaaCAATTACATGAGTCAATTCTAATATGTTATCGTGAGTTATAGAGACATTTTACTTACAAGTCCAGCAGCGCTTTTGTTATTTTCCTTATCcatgtcattaaatattccgagtaaatatcacataaaaaatgtttagtaaaacaatttcattatataacaATAGCACTcaacgaaaatataaaaaagctcataataaatcaaatttgtaaaaaatcgaaataaacttcatatatttatcacaattaaaaaccaaaatcaaCAAGTTACAACAAGTTTTGTATCGCACAATTTGTTTACGCAAAGCAAGTATGCCAACTGCCAAGTATAAAGTGACAGTTAGTATGCAACATTTGACATTAGTGCTAGTGGTGATCTTTAATTTTGTCGATTAGAGTGAAACTGcgatattaaataatgatattattaaaattattcattgcTATTTTATCAGATACAGAGAAAAACATGTGAAAATTAGTAATATGACTTATGAAGAACAAATAACTtacttataaatgtattttaataataaaattattaaattaaaaatatacacatcagaatatttaaaaagaataaaatattggatgaaataaatatgtttaagcagaacatataatttacaatctaaaaataatagttgaaaatatatatcgatagtcgactaaaaaaataattactgtaaatcACTATTTCCATATCGTCAGCTGATTTCAAATGTCATAGTATTCTCAAGAAAGATCGGATACATGCACAAGACACTTAAatttacactattttaaaaatatatatatttaaattaaaatacccttttattttttaattcaataactttattaataatttaataaatattatactaccaatattatattaaaaaattgaatatttgtctgtactcattatattttacatctATAGGAGATATCTATACTTGAGATCGGGCTGattttaaatgtcatttgtGAACCCTTATCATTTAGCGTATTTTCTCGCTATTGtctaatacaatatacaaacgAACAACTTCTATTacacatgtaataaaaaatttaaatattctaatgTTCTCAGCATTACACCTACGCACATAAAATCATCAAACTAAATCTAGGGCGTTGTCTTAAACGTTAGTTAATTCAAGAAGATGAAACATAGTAGCTTAGCGTGCTCACTAATTCAAAATCACTCATAAGAAAGAGACGCAATATAtccaatgaaataatataagtgTGTCTGTAATGGTGCCTAGAATAAACACATATACTTCTAAATACttgaaaaattaacaaaaacattttaaatttcgttgtttatttaaattcgaaacgcttggcccttcgagtagtggtgcaaaaagcttcatcaaaagtataacacctcgcctcattgcctccactggtgacaggagggctggttcgttttttggccagaggatcggaattgcgattcaacggggaaatgctgctagcattctcgccaccattccacgcggtcaaaatttatacagtaactagttttagttcatatttgtatatatatatttaagcatttaatgttgttaattcttatgttaataaagattgttaatcagttaaaaaaaaaaaatttaaagcgtTGAATTAACAATTCTTGTATGTGTCAAGTTTAAGATGAAGTTTGAACTTCAAAGAGGCTTTTTAACGTAAAACCTTCTTTCAGGGGTTCAATTGCTAAACCCAAGTACGGGTTATATACAGGTTGTATATCTGAATCTTCTTTGGCGTGCGCTTGTTGTGACGCCAGATACAAACTTGGTCCCATTTCGCCGCGAGGTTCGCCGATTTCCTCCAACTCTTCGATAAAATCATGAGACGGTTTGGCGACCtggataaataaaacaaattcattaaaaactgTTTAAGGGACCAATCATGTATTACGTAAAACTATTTTCGCTAGTTTTTGACCCCCTCCTTCcctattacaagaaaaaataagaataggcCCAGCCTCccccttttttaataattattacataagaaTTTATAGGAAAATTTGAATACatgtttggtttattttattgtaggtatatttttcaacgtaacatttttttaaatgttaaaggtACGCACCTGAGTGAACCTTGgcaataatttaaactttgcaatttttttttatcttacgaGAGAAGTATCGAAACACCATACCACCCCTTCGTAAGAGGACATAAGTCATGGCCGAATCtcttaaagtaacagcctgtacatttcccactgctgagataaggcctcctcttccattaaggagagagtttggaacatattccaccacgctgttccaatgcgggttggtggaatgcacatgtggcagaatttcgatgaaattagacacatgcaggtttcctcacgatattttccttcaccgccgagcacgagatgaattataaacacaaattaagcacatatgtatagtggtgcttgcctggttttgaacccgcaatcatcggttaagatgcacgcgttctaaccactgggccatctctgctcctcCGAACCTCCTCTCCCCCTAAATTGTCtgacgtaataaaataatgatccATTTTTAAAACTGAATTGACTTTTTATACAGAATTATGATTAAgtcagtttaaataaaaaaaaaataagcaaatattttctaaaaataagtataattgtTATGCGAAGTTTAATCAACTTAGgttgggtttttttttaatttgttttttattacatcacCTGCATTATCTGTATTCAATAGGTAATAAGCTGTGTCAGTTAATAAGCTTATCAGTGGGTTATTGTGATTAATCTTAATTGGTCACAGGCTGTTGTGAGTTTATTGTATAGTGTGTCCTTATTGATTCACGAAATTAAGATGCCCTTGTTTTGCAAACAATTATAAAGGCACGTcaagagtaaataaaatttaacaacatcaacagccattaatttcccactgctgggctaatgcctctctttgaggagaagctttggaagatattccaccacgctgttccaatgcagattggtggaatgcacatgaggcagtatttcgatgaaattagacacaggcaggtttcctcacgatgttttccttcaccgtcgagcacgagatgaattataaacacaaattaagcacatggatatttagtggtgcttgccagggtttgcaCTCGCAATAACCTAACCTCGACTGGGTCActcactgggtcatctcggcttttCTTATCTAAAATTCaggacataaatatttattttacgacaAAAATCTCTCTAAAACTTAAAtctatagtattattataaatgtgaaagctaccctgtctgtctgtttatcttTCGCTCATTCatgaccaaactgctgaaccgaatttgatgaaatttggtatgaagtaaacataaactccaagaaaggacataggctacttttttgcaacacatgacaacctacACCCTAAAACTGGATAGAATACTAGTATTACATAGACAATGCAACAAATTCCTAGAGATGAAAATCCTGATCGGGTTtgtggatttgatttgacttcgATGTAAAtggtgaaataaattaaataaggacAGGACGCTCTGTTACTAAGAGTcaagatggccaagtggttagaacgcgtgcatcttaaccgatgattgcgggtgcaaacccaggcaagcaccgctgattcatgtgcttaatttgtctttataatacatctcgtgctcagcggtgaaggaaaacatcgtgaggaaacctgcatgtgacaaatttcatagaaattctgccacatgtgcattccaccaacccgcattggaacagcgtggtggaatatgttccaaaccgtctcctcaaagggaggggaggcctttagcccaacagtgggaatttacaggctgttgttgttgttgctctGTTGGCTTATTGCCTTCAATCAGAACatggtaataattaatatattaatattataaatgtgaatgtaactttgtctctctgtctgtttgtcgctctttcaggaccaaaccgctgaaccgaatttgatgaaatttggtatgaagcaaagttgaactccCGGAAAGGACAAAGactacatgacaaccaaaactaAAACGCTTGTGCAGTCGCGGGCGACcacttgtatttaataatatagtggATCAATGTGGATGGTATCTATTGACAGCGATAGAACTATTCTGAAACAACAGAATAACTCGAGTTTGTTGTTTCAGAATAGTTCATCGAATTAAActctatacaaaaataaaacagcgTATCTACGGTAGTCGTCTTTCGACATTTTACGAGTACTATAGTaacaggctatttgactggtttttagaatacattttatattattaagtagaagtaaggaacccaataaaagttgttttttttttatttctagaacatatttgtcgaaatatatcaaattaaaaattccatattcaaataccgcgcgaaaacgctactccgacaatatggcgctgcaatgagtTCGGTGACATCACTGGCCTATATTATAACATGTATGTGTAATCTACATACAGTAGGCAAACGAGATTAACAAGctagtgacgtcatcataaacccgaccaatcagaagcgttttgtgtcacgagacaaacgtttaaaaaaaatacttttgtttatggatttttgaataaattaattattattttcaactttcgttactaattaaccatttttgaactcataatatttagtgattacagtaattgacactttatttttcgcattgtcaaatagcctattatattttgaagagCATACCAGTAGAAAACTTAAACATTTTAGAGTAAATAATGacttaataacatttcaaattacCTCAGTCCCCCAGTTCATTTCGACACCAAACACCGGTTTTTCAGTGTACGCCTGATGTAAGGTCTGAAGCTCAGTAAGTAATGGGCGAAGTTTCTCCTTTGGATCAGCTCGGAAGCCCAGAACGTAACCACCAGACGTAGCTCGGATTACTATGACCAATGCTTCGCCGAATTTTGAATCTCGGATAGCGATCTGGTGTTgaattttaagatattaataacttttgtgATTATTTTCAACCAATATTGTGTGCATATAAAAggcaaatatatttactaaatattatatgtttcatGAAATTTGATTCACCGGTTTTTTGGTTGGTTGACGAGTATATggaccacttgatggtaagtggtcaccatcacccatagacaatgacgctgtaagaaatattaactattccttacatcgtcaccgcgccactaaccttgggaactaagatgttatgtcccttgtgtctgtagttgcCCTGGCTCATTCAGCCttcaaaaccggaacacaacaataccaagtacagttgtttggcggtagaatatctgatgaatgggtggtacccatccatacgggcttgcacaaagccctacctctaAGTGAATACTTAAAGAAGATATACTTACACTTTCAATGGTTATATACGGCATCGATATATTGAATGCGTCGTTAATGTCAGCGTACCAGACAATTCGTACGTTGCTCACAATCATCGTTCCCAAGTTACCGGATTCGCTCGAAAGGTTCCAAATACCGGACTCATTGAGGCTAatcttaaacaataaaatacataaaataatttataatatttcccaAAAAGTATATgccctttctcaggctctagactatttggctactaaatttcatttaaatcggtccagtagttttgtcgtgaaagcgagacagacagacaggttactttcacatttataataataaataaatatgagacaacatcacatacattactctgatcccaatgtaagtagctaaagcacttgtgttatggaaaatcagaagtaacgacggtactactaacacccaaacccaagacaacatagaaaactaatgataatctacattgactcggccgggaatcgaacccgggacctcagagtggcgtacccatgaaaaccggtgtacacacttctcgaccacagaggtcgtcacaTATTTAAGcagttaatgatattaattattatgttagcatattttttagttaaaaatattcgtCATATTTTCCCCACGAACATGCCAAAATTcccgtattattaataatttaaaattacctttTCAAGTGGCAACACTCGTAActgtttattatgtataaatgcTCCCCTTAGTTTCAGATCGCGATACAATCTTGAAACTGCGTAtgatctgaaaaaaaaaacg
The genomic region above belongs to Vanessa cardui chromosome 21, ilVanCard2.1, whole genome shotgun sequence and contains:
- the LOC124538936 gene encoding Bardet-Biedl syndrome 5 protein homolog gives rise to the protein MYKMSKAKKGVVWEDREVLFDLPFDFLKLRAGEKVFDRIEPIEDTKGNSGMKGRLVVTNLRIIWHSLGSPRINLSIGLNCFLSTNTKIVNSGLRGTTQALYVLAGYRTNKYEFVFTNLSPNCVRHYTSVVGVHKSYAVSRLYRDLKLRGAFIHNKQLRVLPLEKISLNESGIWNLSSESGNLGTMIVSNVRIVWYADINDAFNISMPYITIESIAIRDSKFGEALVIVIRATSGGYVLGFRADPKEKLRPLLTELQTLHQAYTEKPVFGVEMNWGTEVAKPSHDFIEELEEIGEPRGEMGPSLYLASQQAHAKEDSDIQPVYNPYLGLAIEPLKEGFTLKSLFEVQTSS